From Vallitalea longa, one genomic window encodes:
- a CDS encoding ABC transporter ATP-binding protein: MLEKELRKKVVGKNVLSNALLALKIVFDLIPQVLLVYLVSSLITENIDVEKTKYVFLGIFVSFVLKGMFYYFATKVAHEKAYEKLTELRLDIINHLKKLSLGFFKEHNTGELTNIVQHDVEQVEVYLAHGLPEIMSVTILPVIILIAMFFVDFRLAIGMIAGVPLMYLVKALSQKSMNKNFAVYFNHENQMREELMEYVKNISVIKAFAKEEEISERTLKTAREYIYWVKKSMGAITIPMGLIDIFMEIGVVVVMILGSIFLYRGDITTPKFILAIILSSAFTASISKTATLQHFSIVFKEALKAIGKVLTVSLPNKKTEQGLEFGNIDFKNVNFAYGKDSFQLKNINLVFKKNSLNAFVGASGCGKSTVSNLLMGFWDADSGHIEINGKDIKNYSQENISELIGSVQQEVILFDLSIFENIAIGKVGATKEEVIEAAKKARCHDFIAALPKGYETRVGEMGVKLSGGEKQRISIARMILKNAPILILDEAMAAVDSENERLIGEAIDDLSKDKTVITIAHHLNTIRDSDQIIVMDKGLVLDAGNHEELMQRCDFYKDMVEAQNKVDRWNLKEVVIEDV, translated from the coding sequence GTGCTTGAAAAAGAATTACGAAAAAAAGTGGTTGGAAAAAATGTATTATCCAATGCACTGCTTGCATTAAAGATAGTATTTGATTTAATACCACAAGTGTTGCTTGTTTATTTGGTTAGTTCTTTAATTACAGAAAATATAGATGTAGAAAAAACAAAATATGTTTTTCTTGGTATATTTGTATCCTTTGTATTAAAAGGAATGTTCTATTATTTTGCAACAAAAGTTGCTCATGAAAAAGCATATGAGAAATTAACTGAGCTTAGACTGGATATTATAAATCATTTGAAAAAACTAAGTTTGGGATTTTTCAAGGAACACAATACTGGAGAGCTTACAAATATTGTGCAGCATGATGTGGAGCAGGTTGAAGTTTACCTTGCTCATGGTCTGCCTGAAATAATGTCGGTTACAATTCTCCCGGTTATTATTCTAATCGCAATGTTTTTTGTGGACTTTCGTCTTGCAATCGGAATGATTGCTGGAGTGCCACTAATGTATTTGGTGAAAGCTCTTTCACAAAAATCAATGAATAAAAACTTTGCTGTTTATTTTAACCATGAGAATCAGATGCGTGAGGAATTGATGGAATATGTTAAGAATATTTCGGTCATAAAGGCTTTTGCAAAGGAGGAAGAGATAAGCGAAAGAACACTTAAAACCGCAAGAGAATATATCTACTGGGTTAAAAAGAGTATGGGAGCAATCACAATCCCTATGGGACTTATTGACATATTCATGGAAATTGGGGTGGTTGTTGTAATGATTTTAGGAAGTATATTTCTTTATCGTGGAGATATTACAACACCTAAATTTATACTTGCAATCATTTTATCTTCAGCGTTTACAGCATCAATAAGCAAGACTGCTACTTTACAACATTTTTCTATCGTTTTTAAAGAAGCACTAAAGGCAATAGGAAAAGTTTTAACTGTTTCACTTCCGAATAAAAAAACAGAGCAAGGGTTGGAGTTTGGAAATATAGACTTTAAAAATGTAAATTTTGCATACGGAAAAGATAGCTTTCAGCTAAAAAATATAAATCTTGTTTTTAAGAAAAATAGCTTGAATGCTTTTGTTGGAGCAAGTGGTTGTGGAAAGAGTACAGTGTCTAATTTGTTAATGGGATTTTGGGATGCTGATAGTGGTCATATAGAGATAAATGGGAAAGATATAAAAAATTACAGTCAAGAAAATATTTCAGAACTAATTGGTAGTGTGCAACAGGAAGTTATTCTGTTTGATTTAAGTATCTTTGAAAATATAGCTATTGGAAAGGTAGGAGCAACAAAAGAAGAAGTAATAGAAGCTGCAAAAAAGGCAAGATGCCATGATTTTATTGCGGCTCTACCAAAAGGATACGAAACACGAGTGGGAGAAATGGGCGTTAAGTTATCAGGTGGAGAAAAGCAAAGAATTTCTATTGCAAGAATGATACTGAAAAATGCACCTATTTTGATATTAGATGAAGCAATGGCTGCGGTTGATAGCGAAAATGAAAGGTTGATCGGCGAAGCGATTGATGATTTAAGCAAGGATAAGACTGTTATTACAATTGCTCATCATTTAAACACGATAAGAGATTCTGACCAAATTATTGTTATGGATAAGGGGCTTGTTCTTGATGCAGGCAATCACGAGGAGCTAATGCAAAGATGTGATTTTTACAAGGATATGGTTGAAGCACAGAACAAGGTTGATAGATGGAATTTGAAAGAGGTAGTAATAGAAGATGTTTAG
- a CDS encoding TetR/AcrR family transcriptional regulator, which yields MAQVLKEEVRNRILDAAEKVFYKKDYRSAKLTEIAKEAGIPVALIYTYFKNKEVLFDAVISSVYLNFESAFDEEESLENGLPSERFVEVGESYIHELLKERKKLIILMDKSSGTKHTEAKQKLIAQMQVHIEVGLKRQSKKEYDPMLSHILASNFTEGLLEIARHYQNEEWAKEMLKLIAKCYYKGVESL from the coding sequence ATGGCACAAGTATTAAAAGAAGAAGTCAGAAATAGAATACTCGATGCAGCCGAGAAAGTATTTTATAAAAAAGATTATAGAAGTGCTAAGCTAACAGAAATTGCAAAAGAAGCAGGAATACCTGTGGCACTTATTTATACTTACTTCAAGAATAAAGAAGTATTGTTTGATGCAGTAATTAGTTCTGTATATTTAAACTTTGAGTCAGCTTTTGATGAAGAAGAATCTTTAGAGAATGGTTTGCCATCTGAGAGGTTTGTTGAGGTAGGAGAGAGCTACATACACGAACTATTAAAAGAGCGTAAGAAGTTAATTATTTTAATGGATAAAAGCTCAGGAACAAAGCATACAGAAGCGAAACAGAAACTTATAGCACAAATGCAGGTGCATATTGAAGTAGGTCTAAAGAGGCAGTCAAAAAAAGAATATGATCCAATGCTTTCTCATATTTTAGCCAGCAATTTTACAGAGGGGCTTCTTGAAATAGCAAGGCATTATCAGAATGAGGAGTGGGCTAAAGAAATGTTGAAGCTTATAGCTAAATGTTATTATAAAGGAGTGGAATCCCTATAA
- a CDS encoding TIGR04076 family protein: protein MKVKLTILESKCRGNYHKKGDTYIVEDICPPICHELWQCIYPNVYTLLNNGDLDYGTIRAKKFKCRCPDSGRVLIKGEVIGD from the coding sequence ATGAAAGTTAAATTAACTATCTTAGAAAGTAAGTGTAGAGGTAATTATCATAAAAAAGGAGATACTTATATTGTTGAGGATATATGTCCTCCTATATGTCATGAATTATGGCAATGTATATATCCTAATGTCTATACATTGTTGAATAATGGTGATTTGGATTATGGAACAATTAGAGCAAAGAAATTCAAATGTAGGTGTCCAGATAGTGGAAGGGTATTAATTAAGGGGGAAGTGATTGGCGATTAA
- a CDS encoding DUF2569 family protein, with amino-acid sequence MSQANEILIDEQCPNDGPQGIGGWLVLIVIGYIFSLLSTALMIFKIYNLYIDGTVAVLTEKKGDYYNPELYLLINYEMVINVLIFLFIVIILIFLFRKKRLYPKLAISLIIGSNIVVGLDHLFCNMIGLETTGVELAQYVGRLMTGVLWIVYFVKSKRVKYTFLN; translated from the coding sequence ATGAGTCAAGCAAATGAAATACTTATAGACGAACAATGCCCCAATGATGGACCCCAAGGTATTGGTGGGTGGTTGGTACTGATTGTAATAGGTTATATATTTTCACTACTTTCAACCGCTTTAATGATTTTTAAAATATACAACTTATATATTGATGGTACAGTTGCGGTATTAACTGAAAAAAAAGGTGATTATTATAATCCAGAGTTATATTTGTTAATAAATTACGAAATGGTGATAAATGTACTGATTTTCCTATTTATAGTGATAATCTTGATTTTTCTTTTTAGAAAGAAAAGGTTGTATCCTAAATTAGCCATATCGCTAATTATTGGAAGTAACATAGTTGTGGGATTAGATCATCTATTTTGTAACATGATTGGATTAGAAACCACAGGCGTTGAACTTGCTCAGTATGTAGGCAGGTTAATGACGGGGGTACTGTGGATAGTTTATTTTGTTAAGTCAAAACGAGTAAAGTATACTTTTTTAAACTAA
- a CDS encoding DNA adenine methylase has product MIRTYNKPKSFYYLDPPYYGTEKYYQVQFTEEDHIRLRKSLEKVKGKFLLPYNDCEYIKELYKDYSIKEVKRPHNLHSKFKDKEQEYKELIVTNY; this is encoded by the coding sequence TTGATACGAACATATAATAAACCTAAGTCATTTTACTATCTTGATCCACCTTATTATGGTACTGAAAAATACTATCAGGTACAATTTACAGAAGAGGACCATATAAGGCTTAGAAAATCTTTAGAGAAGGTTAAGGGTAAGTTTTTATTGCCTTATAATGATTGTGAGTATATAAAAGAGTTATATAAGGATTATAGTATTAAAGAAGTTAAAAGACCTCATAATTTACATAGTAAGTTTAAGGATAAAGAACAGGAATATAAAGAATTAATAGTAACTAACTATTAG
- a CDS encoding DNA adenine methylase → MRSFMSWMGGKNSLKKEIVKRFPATEFNRYIEVFGGAGWVLFYSERHAETEIYNDYNSDLVNLFKCVKYHCPEVERELKFFLNSRELFNEFKDSYNTVGMTDIQRAARFFMVIKTSYGARLNSYGCVKKDVSTMVKYLEKVQERLSKVVIENRA, encoded by the coding sequence ATGAGAAGTTTTATGAGTTGGATGGGTGGTAAAAATAGCCTAAAAAAAGAAATAGTAAAAAGATTTCCTGCAACAGAGTTTAATAGGTATATAGAAGTTTTTGGGGGCGCTGGATGGGTATTATTCTATTCTGAAAGACATGCAGAAACAGAGATATATAATGACTATAATAGTGACCTTGTAAATTTATTTAAGTGTGTAAAATACCATTGTCCAGAGGTAGAAAGGGAATTAAAATTCTTTCTTAATTCAAGAGAATTATTTAACGAATTTAAGGATAGTTATAATACTGTAGGTATGACCGATATACAAAGAGCAGCACGTTTCTTTATGGTTATTAAGACAAGCTATGGTGCTAGATTAAATAGTTATGGATGCGTTAAGAAAGATGTATCTACAATGGTTAAATACCTTGAAAAAGTACAGGAAAGACTATCTAAGGTAGTTATAGAGAATAGAGCTTGA
- a CDS encoding ORF6N domain-containing protein yields the protein MNELKLVGKTEVCGIEIPHIEGGFGKGKKCMLAMVIAKLHNKSQNKVNERINENIKRFKIGIDIIDLKDSNFAIRLRDSGLFTQNALNAMKYLWLLSERGYAKLIKIFEDDLSWEKYDQILDEYFEFRNEHIEIKSESLSTVNEAAEILTNVIDEANLSPGIKALTLKTLYKEKANLLLPIEIKSEKQYFDTTQIAKRLGVMSKSGKPATTAISQLIKQLDISEDEKEAFFEGKGKWQGTVYKYADSVIKKVENWLKENNYPALIRGNSQNYHVQYALEVA from the coding sequence ATGAATGAACTAAAATTAGTTGGAAAAACAGAAGTATGTGGAATAGAAATTCCTCATATTGAGGGTGGTTTTGGAAAAGGGAAAAAGTGTATGTTAGCAATGGTTATTGCAAAATTACATAATAAATCTCAGAATAAGGTAAATGAACGAATTAACGAGAATATAAAAAGATTTAAAATAGGGATAGATATTATAGATTTGAAAGATAGTAATTTCGCTATCCGTCTGAGGGATAGCGGATTATTTACACAAAATGCACTTAATGCAATGAAATATTTATGGTTATTATCCGAAAGAGGATATGCTAAGTTAATAAAGATATTTGAAGATGATTTATCTTGGGAAAAGTACGATCAGATATTGGATGAATATTTTGAATTCAGAAATGAGCATATAGAAATTAAATCAGAAAGTCTAAGCACAGTAAATGAAGCAGCTGAAATATTAACAAATGTAATAGACGAAGCAAATTTATCACCAGGAATAAAAGCATTGACTCTTAAAACACTATATAAAGAAAAAGCTAATCTATTATTGCCTATAGAAATTAAATCAGAGAAACAATACTTTGATACAACTCAAATAGCCAAAAGATTAGGGGTAATGTCTAAGAGTGGTAAACCTGCAACAACAGCAATATCACAATTAATTAAGCAGCTTGATATATCAGAAGATGAAAAAGAAGCATTCTTTGAAGGTAAAGGAAAGTGGCAGGGGACAGTTTATAAATATGCTGATTCGGTTATTAAAAAGGTAGAGAATTGGCTTAAAGAAAATAATTATCCGGCACTAATAAGAGGCAATAGTCAAAACTATCATGTGCAATATGCATTGGAGGTAGCTTAA
- a CDS encoding phage holin family protein, with amino-acid sequence MDWNSIISFIRPELFVLIIFLYCLGLFLKKIPAFTAEWLIPIILLGVSLFITIIYMGVVIEGKFTPVVIVTAVIQSVIIAAIAVFGNEIIKQLTQKRKMDN; translated from the coding sequence ATGGATTGGAATTCAATAATTAGTTTTATAAGACCAGAGTTATTTGTATTAATTATATTTTTATACTGTTTAGGGTTATTTCTAAAGAAAATACCAGCATTTACTGCAGAGTGGCTTATACCTATTATTCTTTTAGGTGTAAGCTTATTTATTACCATTATTTATATGGGTGTAGTGATAGAGGGTAAGTTTACACCAGTAGTAATTGTAACTGCTGTAATACAATCGGTCATTATTGCTGCTATAGCTGTATTTGGTAATGAGATAATAAAACAGTTAACTCAAAAGAGGAAGATGGATAACTAG
- a CDS encoding tyrosine-type recombinase/integrase: MSGYSKNSIVNFYGVLSVAFKAAVYPYQFIKINPMHYVKVPRTQNHDRGKDDLKVITMHDFNTIIKRFSYGNTFYVPIQIGFNTGMRAGEVCALTWDCIDLRNNSIKILKTLIGKGKGIWELGTPKTKTSYRTITIGTTLNNILKKHHKWQLENKLRYGKYYTDSNYVCTKENGKLITTDSIKYLSRVVNYELGINFNFHSLRHTHATMLLEAGANIKDIQEILGHAKLSTTMDTYSHVTNKMKKETVEIFENTIK, from the coding sequence ATATCTGGCTATTCCAAAAACTCAATAGTAAATTTTTATGGTGTTCTTTCAGTAGCATTTAAAGCAGCTGTATACCCTTATCAATTCATTAAAATAAATCCAATGCACTATGTAAAAGTACCTAGAACACAAAACCATGATCGAGGAAAAGATGATTTAAAAGTTATTACAATGCATGATTTTAACACCATAATTAAAAGATTTTCATATGGAAATACATTTTATGTTCCCATCCAAATAGGATTTAATACTGGTATGCGTGCTGGAGAAGTTTGTGCTCTGACATGGGATTGCATTGACTTAAGAAATAATTCAATAAAAATCCTAAAAACTCTTATTGGAAAAGGGAAAGGAATATGGGAATTAGGTACACCTAAAACTAAAACTTCTTATAGAACTATTACAATTGGTACTACCCTTAACAATATATTAAAAAAGCACCATAAATGGCAACTAGAAAACAAATTAAGATATGGTAAATATTATACTGATTCAAATTATGTTTGTACAAAAGAAAATGGTAAATTAATTACTACAGATAGTATTAAATATCTTAGTAGAGTCGTCAATTATGAATTAGGTATCAACTTTAATTTTCATTCATTAAGGCATACACATGCGACTATGCTTCTAGAAGCTGGAGCAAATATTAAAGATATTCAAGAAATATTAGGACATGCTAAACTATCTACTACTATGGACACATATTCACATGTAACTAATAAAATGAAAAAAGAAACTGTTGAAATATTTGAAAACACAATAAAATAA
- the rlmD gene encoding 23S rRNA (uracil(1939)-C(5))-methyltransferase RlmD encodes MKKKDIIEGVVEKVEFPNKGIINIDEEKVIVKNVIPGQKVKAVVTKKRKNKIVARALDIVEKSPLEEEAPCKVFGECGGCLYQSLPYEEQLKLKESQVLELLNTLDTDFQYEGITRSPNVFQYRNKMEYSFGDEYKDGPLALGLHRRASLYDIVTADDCKIVSDDFNIILKTTLDYFSERDIPYYYKRTHEGYLRYLIVRKAVKTNEILVNLVTSSQMDIDLSEWIGKLVECNLDGEIVSIMHTINDNLADAVKVDELRNLYGRDYFVEKLLGLEFRISSFSFFQTNSLGAEKLYSVVRDYVGETKDKVIFDLYSGTGTITQMLAPVAKKAVGVEIVEEAVEAAKENAKLNGLSNCEFIAGDVLKVIDELKDKPDIIVLDPPRDGIHPRALEKIIDFGVKQIVYVSCKPTSLVRDLKVFLERGYEVERVRCVDMFPHTVHVETICKLYR; translated from the coding sequence ATGAAAAAAAAGGATATTATTGAAGGTGTTGTTGAGAAAGTTGAATTTCCTAATAAGGGAATTATTAACATAGATGAAGAAAAGGTTATTGTTAAGAATGTAATACCAGGACAGAAAGTAAAAGCTGTCGTTACTAAGAAGAGGAAGAATAAAATAGTAGCGAGGGCATTAGATATAGTAGAGAAATCACCTTTAGAAGAGGAGGCACCTTGTAAGGTGTTTGGAGAATGTGGAGGATGTCTATATCAATCTTTACCATATGAAGAACAGCTTAAATTGAAAGAGTCTCAGGTTCTAGAGTTATTGAATACGTTAGATACAGACTTTCAGTATGAAGGTATAACTAGAAGCCCTAATGTATTTCAGTATCGTAATAAAATGGAATATAGTTTCGGAGATGAATATAAAGATGGACCTCTGGCATTAGGGTTACATAGAAGAGCTTCATTATATGATATTGTGACTGCTGATGATTGTAAGATAGTAAGCGACGATTTCAATATAATTTTAAAAACTACTTTAGATTATTTTTCTGAGAGAGATATACCTTATTATTATAAGAGGACTCATGAAGGGTATCTCAGGTATCTGATAGTTAGGAAAGCAGTAAAAACTAATGAAATCCTTGTTAACCTAGTTACTTCATCTCAGATGGATATTGATCTTAGTGAGTGGATTGGTAAATTGGTTGAATGTAATCTGGATGGTGAGATTGTTTCTATAATGCATACTATCAATGATAATCTTGCTGATGCGGTTAAAGTGGATGAACTTAGGAATCTGTATGGAAGAGATTATTTTGTAGAGAAATTACTGGGACTCGAATTTCGTATTTCTTCATTTTCATTCTTTCAGACTAATTCTCTTGGAGCTGAGAAATTGTATTCGGTTGTAAGGGATTACGTAGGAGAGACTAAGGATAAGGTTATTTTTGATCTATATAGTGGTACTGGGACTATTACTCAGATGTTGGCACCTGTTGCTAAGAAAGCGGTGGGGGTTGAGATTGTTGAAGAGGCTGTCGAGGCGGCTAAGGAGAATGCTAAGTTAAATGGATTAAGTAACTGTGAGTTCATTGCTGGGGATGTTTTGAAAGTTATTGATGAACTTAAGGATAAACCAGATATTATTGTATTGGATCCACCAAGAGATGGAATTCATCCTAGGGCTCTTGAGAAGATTATTGACTTTGGTGTTAAGCAGATTGTTTATGTTAGTTGTAAGCCGACTTCGTTGGTTAGGGATTTGAAAGTGTTTTTGGAGAGAGGGTATGAGGTGGAGAGAGTTAGGTGTGTGGATATGTTTCCGCATACGGTGCACGTTGAAACAATTTGTAAATTGTACCGATAA
- the pcrA gene encoding DNA helicase PcrA: MDKKYDSLNKMQKKAVLHTEGPLLILAGAGSGKTRVLTHRIAYLIEEKNVAPWNILAITFTNKAAKEMRERVDNLVGYGSEDIWVSTFHSTCVKILRRHIDKIGYDRYFTIYDTDDQKKLIRECMKQLNVDPKQFKENSILSSISSAKDKLLTPKNYEKQAYEYRSQVVSKVYTMYQDRLKKNNALDFDDLLVKTVEVFRLCPDVLSYYQDKFKYIMVDEYQDTNHVQYIFVGLLASRFKNLCVVGDDDQSIYRFRGADISNILDFEKDFRNAEVIKLEQNYRSTKNILDAANQVISNNYGRKNKTLYTDNEAGALINYKCLQNEQAEAEYMSSEIIKGIESEDRNFKDFAVLYRTNAQSRVIEERFIINNIPYKIVGGTSFYQRKEIKDILAYLKTINNSTDDIAVKRIINVPRRGIGQTTINKVEDYAYNNDVNFFNALCEVGKIPNMTRSSKKVEAFTNFIKTLRVEMDTMSLVDLTNEVIDRTGYVKELEAEGTDEAYGRIDNIGELISKLTEYESNEENPTLNGFLEEVALIADIDNYNEETNVVVLMTMHSAKGLEFPCVFISGMEDGLFPSYMSISSGEQEDVEEERRLCYVGITRAKQKLYLLGANSRMIRGMTQYNQVSRFIREINNDLFDLEYTESVQDIPNEKTSFRKSAHSFLKTNPYVVKKNVNNIPSPSNFSLNYVKGDLVKHVKFGIGEVLDITPGGADFEVTVNFPSAGVKKLMARLANLKKA; this comes from the coding sequence ATGGATAAAAAATATGACTCTTTGAATAAAATGCAAAAAAAAGCAGTATTACATACAGAGGGCCCCTTGCTTATATTAGCTGGAGCAGGTTCAGGTAAGACAAGAGTATTGACACATAGAATAGCATATTTAATTGAAGAAAAAAATGTAGCACCATGGAATATTCTTGCGATTACTTTTACGAATAAAGCAGCTAAAGAAATGAGAGAAAGAGTTGATAACCTTGTAGGTTATGGTAGTGAAGATATATGGGTTAGTACATTTCACTCTACATGTGTGAAGATACTTAGACGCCATATTGATAAAATTGGTTATGACCGATATTTTACTATATATGATACTGATGATCAGAAAAAATTAATTCGTGAATGCATGAAACAACTTAATGTTGATCCTAAGCAATTTAAAGAAAATAGTATTTTAAGTAGTATAAGTTCAGCAAAAGACAAGCTTCTTACACCAAAAAACTACGAAAAGCAAGCTTATGAATACAGGAGTCAAGTTGTCTCTAAAGTATACACCATGTATCAAGACAGGCTCAAAAAAAATAATGCTCTTGATTTTGATGATTTATTAGTAAAAACAGTTGAGGTATTTAGGTTATGTCCAGATGTATTATCTTATTATCAAGATAAATTTAAATATATCATGGTGGATGAATATCAGGATACTAACCACGTGCAATATATTTTTGTTGGATTGTTAGCAAGCAGATTTAAAAATCTATGTGTAGTCGGTGATGATGATCAGTCTATATACAGATTTAGAGGTGCAGATATCAGTAATATACTTGATTTTGAGAAAGATTTTAGAAATGCTGAGGTAATCAAGTTGGAACAGAATTACCGTTCTACCAAGAATATATTAGATGCGGCAAATCAAGTAATAAGTAATAATTATGGAAGAAAGAATAAGACATTATATACTGACAATGAAGCAGGTGCTTTAATTAATTATAAATGTCTACAGAATGAACAGGCTGAAGCTGAATATATGTCTTCAGAGATAATTAAAGGTATTGAATCAGAAGATAGAAATTTTAAAGATTTTGCAGTACTATACAGGACTAATGCCCAATCACGTGTTATTGAGGAAAGATTCATCATCAATAATATCCCTTATAAAATTGTGGGCGGTACATCTTTCTATCAAAGAAAAGAAATTAAAGACATACTTGCTTATTTGAAGACTATCAATAATAGTACTGATGATATTGCAGTAAAAAGAATAATAAATGTTCCAAGAAGAGGAATTGGACAAACTACTATTAATAAAGTAGAGGATTATGCATATAATAATGATGTGAATTTCTTCAACGCACTTTGTGAAGTTGGTAAAATACCAAATATGACACGTTCTTCTAAGAAAGTGGAAGCATTTACTAATTTTATTAAAACTCTGAGAGTAGAAATGGATACGATGAGTCTTGTTGACTTGACTAATGAAGTAATAGACAGGACTGGCTATGTTAAAGAACTAGAGGCTGAAGGTACAGATGAAGCATATGGAAGAATTGATAATATTGGGGAGTTGATATCCAAATTAACTGAATATGAAAGTAATGAGGAAAATCCAACATTAAATGGTTTCTTAGAAGAAGTTGCTCTTATAGCAGATATAGATAATTATAATGAAGAAACCAATGTTGTCGTTCTAATGACTATGCATAGTGCTAAAGGATTAGAATTCCCCTGCGTTTTTATTTCTGGTATGGAAGATGGTCTATTCCCAAGCTACATGAGCATATCTTCTGGAGAACAAGAAGACGTAGAAGAAGAAAGACGTTTATGCTATGTAGGTATAACTAGAGCAAAACAAAAGTTATATCTATTAGGTGCCAATTCTAGAATGATTAGAGGTATGACTCAATATAATCAAGTTTCAAGATTCATTAGAGAAATCAACAATGACTTGTTTGATCTTGAGTATACTGAATCAGTTCAAGATATACCTAATGAAAAAACTAGCTTCAGAAAAAGTGCACATAGTTTTTTGAAAACTAATCCATATGTGGTTAAGAAAAACGTTAACAATATTCCATCTCCAAGTAATTTTTCACTTAATTATGTAAAAGGTGATTTAGTAAAGCATGTTAAGTTTGGCATAGGTGAGGTACTGGACATTACACCAGGAGGAGCAGATTTTGAAGTTACAGTTAATTTCCCAAGTGCTGGAGTTAAAAAGCTTATGGCAAGACTTGCTAATCTAAAGAAAGCATAA
- a CDS encoding DUF1836 domain-containing protein has protein sequence MNYLMYMKKLLNDLENMDHVYSKDIPNISLYMDQVTTFMDENLGSLKRRDDDKILTKTMINNYSKNHILPPPIKKKYSRDHMIMLIFIYYSKHVLSITDIQKLLSPIKDMLENNPDFSIEEFYDKLLNVQKDEFKLFKQHIEKTIEVAANTFKDSDEENKDILELFNIIYLLTLQATAQKHLTQKLIDRYFKQNTDPKDTKPKK, from the coding sequence ATGAATTACTTAATGTATATGAAAAAATTATTAAACGATCTTGAAAACATGGACCATGTTTACTCCAAAGATATTCCAAACATTAGCTTATATATGGATCAAGTCACTACTTTTATGGATGAAAATCTAGGTTCATTAAAACGTAGGGATGATGATAAGATATTAACAAAAACCATGATTAATAACTATAGTAAAAATCATATACTACCACCACCAATAAAGAAAAAATATTCTAGGGATCATATGATTATGCTAATATTTATATATTATTCAAAACATGTGCTATCCATAACCGATATTCAAAAACTTCTATCACCTATAAAAGATATGTTAGAAAACAATCCCGATTTTTCAATAGAAGAATTTTATGATAAATTATTGAATGTCCAAAAAGATGAGTTTAAACTTTTTAAGCAGCATATTGAAAAGACTATAGAAGTAGCAGCTAACACATTTAAAGACTCCGATGAAGAAAACAAAGACATTTTGGAGTTATTCAATATAATATATCTGTTAACTCTTCAAGCCACTGCTCAAAAACATCTGACCCAAAAACTTATAGATAGATATTTCAAACAAAATACAGATCCCAAAGATACTAAACCAAAAAAATAA
- a CDS encoding YerC/YecD family TrpR-related protein, with the protein MSKNIKSHELDKLFEAILNLNNSEECYLFFEDICTVNELQSLAQRLQVAKMLREQHTYLEIAEKTGASTATISRVNRSLNYGNDGYDMVFARMKS; encoded by the coding sequence ATGAGTAAGAATATTAAATCACACGAATTGGATAAGCTTTTTGAAGCTATATTAAATTTAAATAATTCTGAAGAGTGCTATTTGTTTTTTGAAGATATCTGTACAGTAAATGAATTGCAATCTCTTGCTCAGAGGCTACAAGTTGCAAAAATGTTGAGGGAACAACATACATATTTAGAGATTGCAGAAAAAACAGGTGCATCCACAGCAACAATTAGTAGGGTTAATCGTTCATTGAATTATGGAAATGACGGTTATGATATGGTTTTTGCACGAATGAAAAGCTAA